One genomic window of Nicotiana sylvestris chromosome 10, ASM39365v2, whole genome shotgun sequence includes the following:
- the LOC104226001 gene encoding F-box/FBD/LRR-repeat protein At1g13570-like, with protein sequence MSQCDLARNVRKSTIISDLPTNILHRILELMPIKYVARTSILSKQWRKLWSTQPHLLFGPLFFGYVSNIVGASPASIIHKILMQHIGPILGFHLISKLHELSQSDVDQCIIFVSNHGIQKLTLDLANHEKYALPYTIFTCSTLTHLKLSRHIFKLPQNTQFPNLVSLQLEHSALDGHVGSNRNILLLPLLETLESRFCVDVDRVYISSPKLVNLSILRSYTVTFQCFSLNPILKRITHLWLDGSSLKNLGSVPVPDRLALPLKLQSLKISDLKISVKHISCALCLLRNSPNIYKLGIDEVVKVT encoded by the exons ATGAGTCAATGCGATTTAGCGAGAAATGTGAGGAAATCTACCATTATTAGTGACTTACCAACTAACATACTACACAGAATACTTGAGCTTATGCCCATTAAATATGTTGCTAGAACTAGCATCTTATCGAAGCAATGGAGAAAGTTATGGTCTACACAGCCACACCTTTTGTTTGGTCCCCTCTTTTTCGGGTATGTATCTAATATTGTTGGGGCTTCTCCTGCAAGCATAATCCATAAAATTCTAATGCAACATATTGGACCTATTCTAGGGTTCCATCTAATCTCGAAGTTACACGAACTGTCACAGTCAGATGTGGATCAATGCATCATCTTTGTCTCGAATCATGGTATCCAGAAGTTGACTCTAGATTTGGCCAACCATGAGAAGTATGCATTGCCTTATACCATATTCACTTGTTCAACGTTGACACATTTGAAGCTCTCAAGGCATATCTTTAAGCTGCCTCAGAATACCCAATTCCCTAATCTTGTTAGCCTTCAGTTGGAACATTCTGCTCTTGATGGTCATGTAGGATCGAACAGAAACATTCTTCTTCTGCCATTGCTTGAGACCTTGGAGTCAAGATTTTGTGTTGATGTTGATCGTGTTTATATATCTTCTCCAAAGCTTGTGAACTTGTCTATCCTGAGAAGCTATACAGTAACATTTCAGTGTTTTAGTTTGAACCCAATACTTAAACGCATTACGCACCTTTGGTTGGATGGGTCATCCCTAAAG AACTTAGGGTCAGTTCCTGTGCCAGATAGACTTGCTCTACCACTAAAGCTGCAAAGCTTGAAAATTAGTGATTTGAAGATTTCTGTTAAACATATTTCTTGTGCGCTTTGCTTACTGCGGAATTCTCCCAACATTTATAAACTTGGCATAGATGAAGTTGTGAAG gtgacgTGA